Within the Cyprinus carpio isolate SPL01 chromosome B18, ASM1834038v1, whole genome shotgun sequence genome, the region gtatattagcccCTTTTGTTGTTGTGTCGTGGTATCTGATAAAGCGTTTGGACACGGAAGCGGTGAcacgtgacgtcagacttaacaagcggatacagaaatatgaaacctaagaaaactgaatatataaaaataaaagctattaaaactataaaaacattaaGATTTTGTCAATGACATTTATCACAGTTGAGACTAACATACCTCTCGTCCTTCTCTTTGCGGGACATTTTGCGGTTGTCGGCCTCAGACAGCTTGCGGGTCACTTCCTTGGACACGGCGTCTTCACGTTTCTGAGCGACTCTGAGAGTAAAAGTACAAAATTATTAACTCAGTCTTCTAGTAAAGTTGACAAAAGCTATAAGGGTCTcggaaaacagaaagaaaaagaatgcaTTGAAACAATGTGTGAGGTTTCATTTAGGTATTCTTACTTGTGCTTGAGGACAAATTTGACGTTCTTGTAAGCAAAGGCAACCAGGTACGTGCTGACTAGAGTCATGACTGCATACAGCACTGCAGACTGGACCAAATCCATATGCCAGATCCTCCAAAACAGCCCtgtaacaaaataatacatatgcAAGGACCGGGTGAGAACAAAATAATTCTGCTACAATTTATTCACAATTAATAACTTAAGTAAAACAATAACAGTGGTCATCAGTCATCAGAGAGGCCACAAATAGTGTTGCATAAACGCTTTAAGCGAGAATCTACTAAACGTTACTTATatctagaatagaatagaatagaatagaatagaataggcaGCTCGGTTTTGAGGAACAATCTACACGTCAGGAGGACTGCTAAGAGTCTCGTTAGCAGGAACAGATGAGGAACTCACAGATGGGGATTGCGGACACGATTAGCGCATTGCCGTAGAAGAGTGCCGTAGATTTGGCCGAGAGGTTCCTGCTGAAGTCCTGCAGGAGAAGATCCTCCTCTGATTGCTGTTTGTTGCCGCCTTTTGGTGCCATGTCTCCGGTCTGCGCTCCTGCACGATTCCTGGCCTGAGTGAAAAGAGACAGACACGTATGTGATCGGAATGGATGAAGCGCTTACGCCGCGTCAGCACAAACAGTGACGTAGAATCGATGCGCGCAGAGGCAGAGCTCAAGGAGTCTCACGGAGCTGCTGCCCTCTAGTGTCCGGGGGGAGCAACCGCATTACCAATAATTCAATTTCGattataatttactcacacttatgCTGTTTCAAAtctatacgtttttttttatcttgccatATCAGCTGTAGTAACCGAGTCCTgtcaaacgaaaaaaaaataaaaataattatcatatgatctttttttacctaaaagttttataaaatgtatgttatgtgtgtgtgtgtgtgtgtgtgtgtgtgtgtgtgtgtgcgtgtgcgcgtgtgcgcgcgtgtgtgtgtgtgtgtgtgtgtgtgtgttgatttgagACGCCTGTATAATTGTTGAGACGCATGTATATTGTTGACCACTAGATGGAGACAGATATTAcagtttacagaaaaaaaaaagttaaagaatgTTTGAGACTATGTACTTCTTTTGTTGTTATCTTAGTAGCAAGTATTACATGACATTAGTTCAGATTAATCTGATTTAGTTATAATTCTGCccttataaacaaattatatgatatatataagaaatttaagaaacatgctaagttaacatacttctttatatgaaaaacaatgctacagtcagttattctcctttgaaaatgtgtccctctgttttggtttgtgaaacccgcccactgccagtttacccaattgtatttcggcaccccgggctgccagttggcggaaaacacagcgtttCATGTCATttatcgtcaagtgcgctcgttcctgttggtgtcctcaatctggcaacctgcttgTGCGTCAACTCAGAGGAgcaggggccgggtgaaaaaaaccctctccaatattttaaatttggactgcaatacctagttcaaccactcggtgtcaatcctacctttaattttgttttatgagGTTATCCTTTGTTAAATAGTAaacatgtattatgtattatgtagaCAATACAAATAGTGATTATGTCCTATTAATTCTTGctaaaaatatttatgcataaacCCACATTTAATGGCCCCACTTTTTTcacaaatatgtatgtgtatgtgtatattttcaTTAGATTGGTTCTATATTTGTTGTTAAGTGCTCTAAACATGCAAGTTTCAGTCTTGCTTTACCTCCTTTGTTGTGAATTGATACACTGcagattttaaagaaaaagaaaaagaaaaaaaccctgatCCTATCGTTTCCCGCCCAGGACAGGCTgttaaaaattgaaaacaaaatgtgaCACTGACAGGTTTTCAAGTAATGTCTgaaatttaattcataataaaacaaaaggttGACTTTTATTGCTCACAATGCAGAAAGACTTACTGAGACAATGGTGTCTCTCTGTCTACTTTTCTTTTTCACCTCAACAGCGACTGAAGTATCATTCCGTTTCTTTAGGGAAGAAACTCAGCCTGCCACCCAACCGGCATAAATGTCTGagaaaagcagttttttttttttttttttttttttttttatgtctgagaCACCATACCTCTGTAAATAGAAGTTTGGAACAGATCATTTTTTATGAACACTCAGCTGAGATTTTAGCTAGGCCTACCCTGGAGCTGGTGGATTTTTGTACTCtacataagaaaataaattacgCTCTTTACCACCAAGTCACCTGATAACTTAATGACATTTACAGAACAACAACTTTGAGCTGGCTTTGGAAAGGCAGAAGCACAGATGGTAAAAATAATAACTGAGGGAAAGAAATGAGAATGAAAGTAAACCGAGAACTAGCTGACTGTACACAGCATTGCTGTAGATGATAAAGGAAAGCAGAAAGCACCAGGGAGACACTAGTCAGGGCAAAGTTCAGGTAAACGCATCCTGGGTTTCCCCGGTCAACAAAGGGCAGTTATGAAATGGGTGTAGACCTCggcatttgtttctttatttgacATCAGAATGACTAGCAGCCTCgtcatggcagctggtttgatgACATTTGCACCTCTTTCTGGATAATGGGTGGATCCGCTCAATGGCAGCCAGTTACGCATGTGACGGTGCTTTGATCCGAAAGCACCCGACTTAAAGCGGTTGCATATGATGACTGTGCTGACAGCATTATGTATTCTGTCAGTAGGACTTGCTTTTTGTTCTCTTGCCATTTTTAGATCTTGGGCGTATTCAAAATGCATGGCAGGATTTGTAAATGGTAGATTGCCAAAAgcaacattaaagaaaaaaaaaaaagatttgtagtgAACTGGTTACACTATTCAGAAAGACAAATTGAAACATCATGACTGTGCAAAAAGCAAAGAAATAGGAGATCAGAAAACTCGGTTGTGTCAGCCAGAGGTTGGTTGTGataatagaattttaatttttgggtgaactatccctttactaaTCATCACGCTCATCTGCAGGCATCTTAAATTAAGATGCATAAACATTATGTGCACATGCATttattagggatgtaatgattcactcaactcacgattgaTATGATTCACGATTTGATTcaattcacttttctttttttaaacaaaattaaatttattaaattaaatttaagacaaatcatgaattaaatgtgtccttttattattgctttgacaaaatgctgtacatttctttgtgaaattgaaatataactttaataatatactaatatagcacttgcatattattgctctttttttggttttgattgcttctattgtcctcatttgtaagtcactttggataaaagtgtctgctaaataacaaaatgtaaatataatgtaaatgtgaataacaaaactaaattatataaataaataacacaaataaaataaatatcttcatatataaacaaaataaggctttgtctgtgctttttccatttaaaataagaggcaaccactgcattttaatcatgactcaaacaaagatgctgcatacatgcaacatgagcagtttttaatttaaactagagtgtataatttagaaattagcaagaatggtttgacttcagttttgtgaaagtatacatacaaatatctgcatgaaacagcggatgagctgaatgagatgcagattcactctctgccagcaggtggcgcttaaagcctttccttggttaccactgtaaacaaagcagcgctgcacttatgaactttaattaatatgcattatacagaggcatgatgaaaagaaaaaataccatctaaacttttctaaagatttGCTAAAGTTTATAGCAATCTGTTTTCTcaataatttctgtaaaaatactAAATCTTTTCTAGTATTCTGGGTGTTTTCCGTAGCTTTTCTATGCCATTCTATGCAGAGTGATTGTTTGTGCTTTAATATGCAGTTGCTAGATTAACTGGGAACTGTTGTGGTTTTGTCAAGTTTTATTGTCTGCAAGACAAAAtcctaaaacaaaaatgcatacatttcctCAACAAAAAGTACAGTTTAAGGTATTATTCATGATGTTACTCAAGAACTGCATCCTGTTATGAAAGTGAATACTAAATCAGAATCTCAAATGGCTTTTTGTTTGCAATAAGTGTGTCATGATGTTCTTCAGAAGCACAGAGCACATGCTTAGCCTGAGGCCAAAGGCTTGAGGGTTACACTGGCCTGCCAAGGCCGCTTGCAAAAGCAAACAACgaaaagagagggaaagaaaacCTCAAGACACTGACATTTTGGCAGGAGAGGAAAGCTTATTCATCTATCTGCATCTAAAAGGTCACTGCGTTTTGTGTAGCGTGTGAAGAACACGGGAGATGGAAAAACAAACTTGGTGTGACCActcaaaaagcaaaaacaacacaGCAGGGACTCCAACAAAAAGCGGAGGTGgagggttaaataaaaaaataaaaactcagctGCTCTTTGACTTTAAAACTGACCTTTTCATCTGAGGAAAGACCAGAACAAATTCCAAAGAAGAGGCAGAAA harbors:
- the LOC109109144 gene encoding translocon-associated protein subunit gamma; this encodes MAPKGGNKQQSEEDLLLQDFSRNLSAKSTALFYGNALIVSAIPIWLFWRIWHMDLVQSAVLYAVMTLVSTYLVAFAYKNVKFVLKHKVAQKREDAVSKEVTRKLSEADNRKMSRKEKDERILWKKNEVADYEATTFSIFYNNTLFLLIVIIASFFLLKNFNPTVNYILSISASSGLIALLSTGSK